The Megalobrama amblycephala isolate DHTTF-2021 linkage group LG7, ASM1881202v1, whole genome shotgun sequence genome window below encodes:
- the tmod1 gene encoding tropomodulin-1 isoform X1 — protein MFRKEMEKYRDVDEDELLQKLSEEELRRLEDELEELDPDNALLPAGYRQRDQTKKAPTGTFQRDNLLAHLEKQAKEHPDRDDLVPYTGEKRGKVWEPKTKVVDPILEDVTLEPELEEALSSATDAELCDIAAILGMHTLMSNQQYYEALASSTIVNKQGLNSVIQCTQYKPVPDEQPNDTDVEETLQRIKSNDPDLTEVNLNNIKNIPVPTLKAYAEALKGNSVVERLSIVGTRSNDPVAFALADMLKVNTTLKSLNVESNFITGAGILALVESLKSNTTLQELKIDNQSQPLGNKVEMEIANILEKNTTLLKFGYHFTQQGPRLRGSNAMMSNNDLARVVRSDTDGAITFTLSVPELERAFCKKFKFTSKPNKKEKA, from the exons ATGTTCCGTAAAGAGATGGAGAAGTACCGGGATGTGGATGAGGATGAgctcttgcagaagctcagTGAAGAGGAGCTCAGGAGACTAGAGGATGAACTTGAAGAGCTTGATCCTGAT AACGCACTGTTGCCAGCAGGATATAGACAGAGGGATCAGACTAAGAAAGCTCCGACTGGAACTTTCCAGAGAGATAACCTTCTAGCTCACCTGGAGAAACAAGCCAAAGAACATCCAGATCGAGATGATCTTGTTCCCTACACTGGCGAGAAAAGAG GAAAAGTGTGGGAGCCTAAGACAAAAGTTGTTGACCCTATCCTGGAAGATGTCACTCTGGAGCCTGAACTAGAAGAGGCGCTATCTAGTGCTACTGATGCAGAATTGTGCGATATAGCAG CCATCTTGGGTATGCACACACTGATGAGCAATCAGCAGTATTATGAAGCACTGGCCAGCAGTACTATCGTCAACAAGCAGGGTTTGAACA GTGTAATCCAGTGTACTCAGTATAAGCCAGTGCCAGATGAACAGCCCAATGACACAGATGTAGAGGAAACACTACAGAGGATCAAAAGCAATGATCCAGATCTTACTGAGGTCAACCTAAATAACATCAAG AATATTCCAGTCCCAACTTTGAAAGCATATGCTGAAGCTCTTAAAGGGAACAGTGTTGTGGAGCGCCTGAGCATCGTTGGCACCAGAAGTAATGATCCTGTAGCCTTT GCATTAGCAGACATGCTGAAAGTGAACACCACTCTGAAGAGTCTAAACGTGGAGTCAAACTTCATTACTGGAGCTGGAATTCTGGCACTCGTGGAATCCTTAAAGAGCAACACTACACTTCAGGAGTTAAAGATTGACAACCAA AGCCAGCCTTTGGGTAATAAGGTTGAGATGGAGATAGCTAATATTTTGGAGAAGAACACTACTCTGCTGAAGTTCGGATACCACTTCACCCAGCAGGGCCCACGCTTGCGTGGATCTAATGCCATGATGAGCAACAATGACCTTG CACGTGTAGTTCGGTCGGACACAGATGGCGCGATCACATTCACTCTGTCGGTCCCTGAGCTGGAAAGAGCCTTCTGTAAAAAGTTCAAGTTCACATCAAAACCCAA tAAGAAAGAGAAGGCTTGA
- the cplx2l gene encoding complexin 2, like, with protein sequence MNFLMKAALGGGPPDVGKMLGGEEDKDPEAEKEKEEERQEALRQEEEERKAKHAKMEAERENIRQGIRDKYGIKKREVAEAEEQAAMEQASEGSLTRPKKAVPSGCGDDEEEENIMDTMMKYLPGPLQDMLKK encoded by the exons ATGAATTTCCTGATGAAGGCAGCTTTGGGAG GAGGCCCCCCTGATGTTGGTAAAATGCTGGGAGGAGAGGAGGACAAAGACCCTGAAGCAGAAAAAGAGAAGGAAGAAGAGAGACAGGAAGCTCTCagacaggaggaggaggagaggaagGCCAAACACGCCAAGATGGAAGCAGAGCGGGAAAATATAAGACAGGGCATCAGAGACAAG TACGGCATTAAGAAGCGAGAGGTGGCCGAAGCCGAGGAACAGGCGGCCATGGAGCAGGCGAGCGAAGGCAGTCTGACCCGTCCAAAGAAAGCAGTACCATCCGGCTGCGGAGATGACGAGGAGGAGGAAAACATCATGGACACGATGATGAAGTATCTACCGGGCCCACTGCAGGACATGCTGAAGAAGTAA
- the tmod1 gene encoding tropomodulin-1 isoform X2 yields MFRKEMEKYRDVDEDELLQKLSEEELRRLEDELEELDPDNALLPAGYRQRDQTKKAPTGTFQRDNLLAHLEKQAKEHPDRDDLVPYTGEKRGKVWEPKTKVVDPILEDVTLEPELEEALSSATDAELCDIAAILGMHTLMSNQQYYEALASSTIVNKQGLNSVIQCTQYKPVPDEQPNDTDVEETLQRIKSNDPDLTEVNLNNIKNIPVPTLKAYAEALKGNSVVERLSIVGTRSNDPVAFALADMLKVNTTLKSLNVESNFITGAGILALVESLKSNTTLQELKIDNQSQPLGNKVEMEIANILEKNTTLLKFGYHFTQQGPRLRGSNAMMSNNDLVRKRRLEGGPIFPKCRTNV; encoded by the exons ATGTTCCGTAAAGAGATGGAGAAGTACCGGGATGTGGATGAGGATGAgctcttgcagaagctcagTGAAGAGGAGCTCAGGAGACTAGAGGATGAACTTGAAGAGCTTGATCCTGAT AACGCACTGTTGCCAGCAGGATATAGACAGAGGGATCAGACTAAGAAAGCTCCGACTGGAACTTTCCAGAGAGATAACCTTCTAGCTCACCTGGAGAAACAAGCCAAAGAACATCCAGATCGAGATGATCTTGTTCCCTACACTGGCGAGAAAAGAG GAAAAGTGTGGGAGCCTAAGACAAAAGTTGTTGACCCTATCCTGGAAGATGTCACTCTGGAGCCTGAACTAGAAGAGGCGCTATCTAGTGCTACTGATGCAGAATTGTGCGATATAGCAG CCATCTTGGGTATGCACACACTGATGAGCAATCAGCAGTATTATGAAGCACTGGCCAGCAGTACTATCGTCAACAAGCAGGGTTTGAACA GTGTAATCCAGTGTACTCAGTATAAGCCAGTGCCAGATGAACAGCCCAATGACACAGATGTAGAGGAAACACTACAGAGGATCAAAAGCAATGATCCAGATCTTACTGAGGTCAACCTAAATAACATCAAG AATATTCCAGTCCCAACTTTGAAAGCATATGCTGAAGCTCTTAAAGGGAACAGTGTTGTGGAGCGCCTGAGCATCGTTGGCACCAGAAGTAATGATCCTGTAGCCTTT GCATTAGCAGACATGCTGAAAGTGAACACCACTCTGAAGAGTCTAAACGTGGAGTCAAACTTCATTACTGGAGCTGGAATTCTGGCACTCGTGGAATCCTTAAAGAGCAACACTACACTTCAGGAGTTAAAGATTGACAACCAA AGCCAGCCTTTGGGTAATAAGGTTGAGATGGAGATAGCTAATATTTTGGAGAAGAACACTACTCTGCTGAAGTTCGGATACCACTTCACCCAGCAGGGCCCACGCTTGCGTGGATCTAATGCCATGATGAGCAACAATGACCTTG tAAGAAAGAGAAGGCTTGAAGGAGGGCCCATCTTTCCTAAATGTCGGACAAACGTGTAG